The DNA segment TCATTATATCGGTCGCACATTTATCAATCCGACGCAAGAGCAGCGTAACGCCGGTGTTCGCATCAAGTTTAATCCGGTAACCACGCTACTCGTCGGAAAGAGCGTGGTTGTTGTCGAAGACAGTATCGTTCGCGGTACAACCTTGCAGCAGCTAACATCGCTACTTCGTACGGCAGGAGCAGCGCAAATCCACATCCGAGTGGCAAGCGCTCCGATTTACTACCCGTGTCCCTACGGGATGGATTTTCCCACCCGGGAAGAGCTCATCGCGAACCACCGCAACCCCGATGAAATTGCAGAATTAGTTGGTGCCGATTCCCTCAAATATCTTTCGTTTGAGGGGATGCTAAATGCCGCACCATCACCCGGCAGCGGTTATTGCTCAGCATGTTTCAGCGGCAAATATCCGGTCGTTGTTTCCGACGACTTTGCGGGAAAACTCGGTCTGGAAGAGGATATATAAACTTGCAACCGCGGCGTCATCCGCTTGATTGGTTCTTCGTCTTACGTCCGACATTGCTGTTCCCTGTCTGCACGGTTTTTCTTGCCGGTGTTGGTTTTCATGGTACACGATTCTCATACATCGAATGGTCGATATTCGTTATCTGTTCAATCGCAATGGGGGGTAGTGTCTACCTTCTGAATGAAGTAAAAGACATCCCAAACGATGTAGCCAATCAAAAAAATCTGTTTCTCCCCCAACAAATATTCACTCCCATAACCATTAAGCGTTTTGCTCTGGTTCTTGCTATTTTCGGACTTTCAGGACTTGCTTTCATTGGGAAATCAAGTTTCGCGATTATCGCTTTTGGTTTTTTAATCACGGGCGTTCTCTACAATTTTCCCCCCTTCCGATGGAAAGATAAACCATTGCCAAGTTTGTTCGTAGCAATGCTTGCCGGTTTCTTGATTTTCGCGGCAGGATCGCTCATGAA comes from the bacterium genome and includes:
- a CDS encoding UbiA family prenyltransferase, producing the protein MQPRRHPLDWFFVLRPTLLFPVCTVFLAGVGFHGTRFSYIEWSIFVICSIAMGGSVYLLNEVKDIPNDVANQKNLFLPQQIFTPITIKRFALVLAIFGLSGLAFIGKSSFAIIAFGFLITGVLYNFPPFRWKDKPLPSLFVAMLAGFLIFAAGSLMNQNGLLDLIRGVPYLFAFAGVSLWTQIPDETGDRDSGKNTFCVIYGKRTTAFSGWLFVVAAACFALLLVEWVLFVSAMVTLVVAIPLLKELNAERAGFSARIAIVVLSFLIGCCYPLYLVTIIVYYFVARRYYQLRFAIVYPSISGNKW